A genomic region of Phragmites australis chromosome 2, lpPhrAust1.1, whole genome shotgun sequence contains the following coding sequences:
- the LOC133909917 gene encoding exocyst complex component EXO70B1-like: MSMAPCRRAAGGLGPRHRSTTGRRHGLIRPREQDFEEILRDARVRGGWLGHAAVSQFPGDMEGCVHGGFAAGDSSRLPMSERIREKASRLQRELDSIERSIVVPICLHREARGFFPDSSRRLDRYLEAAKRLLQLETSGDIDRRKKSLLKTVMSSLAVEFCHLRVWRLDDALMDHSPDSIWESVRRSRSCSGGSDDPAASSWPSSSGSITGTGDGTSDASSYGTYHTGLGEEPSVRSHNTFSGMIYINRRSLSILNDIAGVMIRGGCEHILRQAFDGHCAQLARYIEILDIDNIWGGHTEEPREIRLKVWTSSMRIIIGFLSEMQRQLNQQDFGSFNTLKEDYFSAIAKVSVMKLLNSARSFCIPVGPPIDPSCKDRYAVVKSDLSKIENVVMMYQALNYGMPAILTLFSGKTKEFIVAEGELLINRFSRMFVKLSVELNYLVRSQRLFITDTGVHRATKYIMHHMGLLVQQKNTIHLMLKGDFKAFGELVTQLISSLEFMLDINSRSLQFQGQQQIFVLNNVNFLLEEAGKNSDLGLILGESWFSRCHDQLDQCIEGYLDASWTPVVSSLERRTRFPTMLWPHQLVDKFTSFFEMTYNVQKNWKVTDPLMRQMLREAISQKVIPLYRMHMENYSEKKHKSTRYSIEQLGSQLLELFEG; encoded by the exons ATGTCAATGGCGCCATGCCGGCGGGCTGCGGGCGGCCTTGGTCCGCGCCACCGCTCCACGACCGGCCGCAGACACGGGCTGATCCGACCACGCGAGCAAGACTTTGAGGAGATTCTGCGGGATGCTCGCGTCCGGGGAGGGTGGCTTGGCCACGCCGCCGTCTCCCAGTTCCCCGGCGACATGGAGGGCTGTGTCCATGGGGGCTTTGCCGCCGGTGACTCGTCCCGCCTACCGATGTCAGAGCGCATCAG GGAGAAGGCATCACGCTTGCAGCGCGAGCTTGACAGTATCGAGAGATCAATCGTCGTGCCCATATGCCTGCACCGCGAGGCCAGGGGTTTCTTCCCGGACAGCTCGCGTCGGCTCGACAGATACCTTGAAGCCGCTAAGCGGCTGCTGCAGCTGGAGACTTCCGGAGACATTGATCGCCGCAAGAAATCCCTCCTCAAGACGGTCATGTCTTCGCTCGCCGTGGAGTTCTGCCACCTTAGGGTCTGGAGGCTTGACGACGCGCTGATGGATCACTCGCCTGACTCCATCTGGGAGTCCGTCAGGCGCAGCCGCAGCTGCAGCGGCGGTTCCGATGACCCAGCGGCGTCGAGCTGGCCGAGCTCCTCCGGTTCCATCACGGGCACCGGCGACGGCACAAGTGATGCCAGCAGCTACGGCACGTACCACACGGGTCTAGGTGAAGAGCCGTCGGTGCGAAGCCACAACACGTTCTCAGGCATGATTTATATCAACCGCAGGTCATTGTCGATCCTCAACGACATTGCGGGCGTGATGATTAGGGGCGGTTGTGAACATATTCTCCGACAAGCCTTTGATGGGCACTGCGCTCAGCTTGCAAG GTATATTGAAATACTTGACATTGATAACATTTGGGGCGGCCACACAGAAGAACCAAGAGAAATTCGACTAAAAGTCTGGACATCGTCAATGCGCATCATCATTGGTTTCCTTAGTGAGATGCAAAGAcaattaaatcaacaagatTTTGGTTCCTTCAACACACTCAAGGAGGATTATTTCTCGGCAATTGCAAAGGTGTCTGTCATGAAGTTGCTTAACTCAGCTAGATCTTTCTGTATTCCAGTGGGCCCGCCAATTGATCCGTCCTGCAAGGATAGATATGCAGTAGTTAAGTCTGATCTATCCAAAATAGAAAATGTGGTGATGATGTACCAAGCACTGAATTATGGCATGCCAGCAATCTTAACGTTGTTTTCGGGGAAAACTAAGGAGTTCATTGTTGCAGAGGGTGAACTGCTTATCAACAGATTTTCACGTATGTTTGTCAAGCTATCTGTCGAACtaaactatctggtgaggtcacaACGTTTGTTCATTACTGACACTGGTGTCCATCGTGCTACAAAGTATATCATGCATCATATGGGATTGCTGGTTCAACAAAAGAACACAATCCATCTGATGCTGAAGGGTGACTTTAAAGCATTTGGTGAGTTGGTGACACAACTAATCTCATCTTTGGAGTTCATGTTGGACATAAATTCCAGAAGCTTGCAATTTCAAGGGCAACAACAGATATTCGTTTTGAACAATGTGAACTTCTTGCTTGAGGAAGCCGGGAAAAATTCAGATCTGGGCCTGATTCTAGGAGAAAGCTGGTTCTCACGGTGCCATGACCAACTCGACCAGTGCATAGAAGGATATTTAGATGCGTCTTGGACACCGGTTGTGTCTTCACTCGAAAGACGAACCCGATTCCCAACAATGTTGTGGCCTCACCAATTGGTTGACAAGTTCACTTCATTTTTCGAGATGACTTACAATGTGCAGAAGAATTGGAAAGTAACCGATCCGCTGATGCGGCAGATGTTGCGCGAGGCAATTTCTCAGAAGGTTATCCCATTGTACCGAATGCATATGGAAAACTACTCAGAGAAGAAGCACAAGTCTACGAGGTATAGCATAGAGCAACTTGGGTCACAGTTGCTGGAATTATTTGAGGGGTGA
- the LOC133901635 gene encoding uncharacterized protein LOC133901635, which produces MGDGMGAYGGAVRPVESAAGETMLLWGLGQPTAHRNNALVRQAAHSFDLDACGRSLSLLQSPSSMATPGVTGAVVWDSGVVLAKFLEHAVDSQQLLLRATRAVDLGSGCGLVGCVAALLGAHVVLTDLPDRLKLLRKNVHLNVAADDPNVPGSARVTELVWGDDPHAEQLLQHPLPDFVLGSDVIYNEEAVDDLLVTLNQLSGQHTTILLAGELRNDAVLECFLEAAMEDFLVGCIEQDQWHPDFRSNRVALFILVKKPPGNTDYSEAR; this is translated from the exons ATGGGGGACGGGATGGGCGCGTACGGTGGCGCTGTGCGTCCCGTGGAGAGCGCGGCGGGGGAGACGATGCTGCTCTGGGGTCTCGGCCAGCCCACGGCGCACCGCAACAACGCCTTGGTCCGCCAGGCCGCGCACTCCTTCGACCTCGACGCCTGCGGACGCTCCCTCTCCCTGCTGCAGTCCCCCTCCTCCATGGCAACTCCCGGGGTCACCGGTGCCGTCGTCTGGGACAGCGGAGTCGTCCTCGCCAAGTTCCTCGAGCACGCCGTCGACTCccagcagctcctcctccgcGCCACCAGAGCGGTCGACCTCGGATCGGGATGCGGACTCGTTGGATGTGTGGCTGCTCTGCTGGGAGCCCATGTGGTGCTCACCGACCTCCCCGACCGCCTCAAGCTGCTCAGGAAGAACGTCCACCTCAATGTAGCCGCCGATGACCCCAACGTTCCGGGATCCGCTCGGGTCACGGAGCTTGTATGGGGTGATGATCCTCACGCTGAACAACTGCTTCAGCACCCACTGCCCGATTTCG TACTCGGCTCCGACGTAATCTACAACGAGGAAGCAGTAGATGATCTGCTAGTCACACTCAACCAGCTCTCAGGACAACACACCACAATACTACTAGCTGGAGAACTCCGCAACG ACGCTGTCCTGGAGTGCTTCTTGGAGGCAGCAATGGAGGACTTCCTTGTTGGCTGCATCGAGCAAGACCAATGGCACCCTGATTTCCGCAGCAATCGTGTAGCCTTGTTCATCTTGGTCAAGAAACCACCAGGGAACACAGACTATAGCGAAGCAAGATGA